Below is a window of Thermodesulfomicrobium sp. WS DNA.
GTCGAGGAGCCGCTCTGGAAGGATATGGGTCTGTCCCAGTCCCGCAAAGAGACTGGGGACCGTGGTCTTGGCTTCGTCGGAGAGGTCCGGATCGTCCAGACAGAGGGCAAAGACTCCCTGGCCGATGAGCGCGGGGGTATTGGGCATGACGCGCACCACCGGCGCGCCGCCAGACCATTCCTTGAGACGCGCCACCGGAATGCCGGCGGCCACGGAGACGAGGACGGCCCCGGCAGGAAGGCCAAGTCCCCGGGTGACCGCCTCGGCGATCTGCGGCTTCACTGCCAGGATCACGTACTGCGCCTTGCTCACAGCCTCGTTTGCGGAAGAGGTCAGCTGGACGTGGGGTCCGAGGGCGTCCTGATGAACATTGGGGTCATAGCCGTACACGACGTGCGTCGTGCCCCAGCCGCGCGCCAGGGCACCACCCATGTTTCCCAGTCCAATGATGGCGATATCGGCCATGACCGCCTCCGTGATGTTGGGGTGAGAGCGGGGGCTGGTCACCCCCGCCCGTGACTAGCCGACGAGTTCCAACGCGCTGAAGAAAAACGGGATCTCCACAGCTGCTGTTTCGGGACTGTCCGAGCCGTGGCACGAGTTGCGTTCGATGTCCAGGGCGTACTTCTTGCGGATGGTGCCTTCCGCCGCCTGGTCTTTGTTGGTGGCGCCCATGAGGTCCCGGTAACGCTGGATGGCGTTTTCGCCCTCCAGACACAGGGCCACGATGGGGCCCGAGCTCATATACGTGGTGAGGCTTGCAAAGAAGGGGCGCGCTTGGTGCACGGCGTAGAAGGCTTCCGCCTGGGCCTTGGAGAGGTGCAGCATCTTCATGGCGATGATGCGCAGCCCTGCGGTCTGGATCATGGCCATGATTTCCCCCTGGAGACCCCGCTCCACGGCGTCCGGTTTGATGAGAGCAAGTGTCCGTTCCATGAAAACTCCTTGAAAAAGAATTCTTTCTTATCTATCCTGAAAGAGAGCGAAAAACAAGATGAGGCAGGGATTCTTTTTTTTTGGTTGAACGTTCAAAATCAAGGAGTGCGTGATGGCGGACAAGCGGTTGTATGAGGTGTTTTACGAGGTGAGCCGCACGGTGAACTCGTCGTTGGACCCCAGCGAGGTGCTGGCGCGCATTGCCGAGCAGGTGACCCGGGCTATGGGAGTCAAAGGATGTTTTCTGCGTTTGCTCGATCGCACAGGTACAGTGCTCAAGCCCGCGGCGTTTTATGGCTTGAGTGATCGATATGCCCGCAAGGGGCCCGTGGAGGTGGCACGCAGCAAAATCGATCAGGAGGCCCTTGCTGGCCAGATGGTGACTATCCTGGACGCCCGTACGGACGAACGGTTTCAGTACCGCGAGGACGCGGCCAAAGAAGGGCTGGCGTCGATCCTGGTGGCCCCCCTGATGGTGGAAGGCACGCGGCCCATCGGGGTGCTGCGGGTATACACCGATACCCCGCGGGAATTCGACGCCGAAGAGCGGAAGTTCTTGCAGGCCATCGCGGATATCTCGGCCATTGCCATCGAGAACGCCCGCATGCATCAGACCCTGAAGCGGCAGATGGAACTCATCCATGCCTACGACTACCAGACCTTTGAAGACTAGAGGGAGCTCGTCATGACGAAAACGCGTATCGGCATCAACGGCTTTGGCCGCATCGGCCGGCAGGTGCTCAAAACTATCTGGCAGCGGCATCGGGATAGCTTGGAAGTAGTGGCTATCAATGACTTGTTCGACACGGCGACCAACGCCCATCTTTTGCGCCATGACACATCCTATGGGCATTTTCCCGAGCGTATCGAGGCGGACGGCTCCGTCATCCGCGTGGGAGGGCAATGGGAAATCCAGAGTTTTGCCCAGCGCGATCCCAAGCTCATCCCGTGGGGAAGCTTGGGGGTGGATATCGTCGTGGAGGCCACGGGTATCTTTCGCACCGGCCCCACGGCCCGGCAGCATCTGGAGGCTGGCGCCAAGAAGGTGATCATCACCGCTCCTGCCAAGGAAGAGGATGTGACCATCGTGCTCGGCGTAAACCAGGATGCCTACGACCCGGCCCGGCATCACGTAGTCTCCAATGCCTCGTGCACCACCAATTGCCTGGCCCCGGCGGTGAAGGTGATGCACAGCCGTTTTGGGGTGGTCAAAGGCGTGCTCACCACGGTGCATGCCTATACCAACGACCAGCGCATCCTCGATTTGCCGCACAAGGATTTGCGCCGGGCCCGGGCTGCGGCCTGCAACATGATCCCCACCTCCACGGGTGCGGCCAAGGCCGTGGCCAAGGTGCTGCCCGAGCTCGCCGGCCGTTTTGACGGCTATTCGGTGCGTGTTCCTACCCCTGCGGTTTCCTTGGTGGATTTCGTGGCTGTGCTGGAGCGCGACACCACCACCGAGGAGCTGCGCTCGGCCTTCCGCGAGGCCGCAAACGGGGAGCTTGGCGGCATCCTTGCCTACAGCGAAGAGCCGTTGGTGTCTTCGGACTTTCTGGGCAATCCCCATTCCGGCATCGTGGAGGCGGAATTTACCGCTGTCCAATGCGGCAATTTGGCCAAAGTGTACATCTGGTACGATAACGAGTGGGGCTACTCCTGTCGGGTGGCGGACCTGGCCCATTACATGGCGCAGAAAGGGCTTTAACTGGGACGCAAAGAGGTTCGCCCCCCGAAGTCTCCGTGCATCTTGAGGGGAGAGGCCGCACTCCAGGAACCGTTAGGGGCTGGGGATCTGGGCGAATCGGGGCGCAAGGCGGCTCAAGGAGACCACCTGCGTCCGCCCCGCCCGCTCCCGGGCCCAGATGGCGAGTGCTCGCAAGGTTTGCGGATAGGGATGGCCAATGGCAATGGCCATCCCTTTTTGGTGCGCCAGGGCTTCGGCCTTGCGCAATTGGGCGAGGACCGCCGGTGTGGAGGCCACATTGTCGAGAAAGATGGTGCGCCGCAGGTAGGGAAGGCCGGCGTCCCGGCTGACGGCAGGGACGGCGCTCCTGGCGGAGGTGGCGCTATCCACGAAGATTTTATCGCGGCGGCGCAGGGCCTCGAGCATGGCGGTCACGCCGGCAGCGTCTTCGGTAAAGCGAGACCCCATGTGGTTGTTGGCGCCGATGGCATACGGCACGCGTGTGCAGGCTTCCTCCACCAGGGCGTGGATACGGGCAGGGTCCATGTGCGCCATCAGGGTGCCTGGTCCGGAGTTGGGGTGGGGAAAGCCGTGGGGCTCGCAGGGCAGATGCACGAGGACGTCGCGCCCGGCGCGGTGGGCGATTTGGGCCGTGGCCTGGGCCTTGGGGGTGTAGGGAAGGATGGAGAAGACCACCGGGATAGGAAGGCTCGCCAGGGTTTGGGCGGCCACGAGATCCTGGCCGAGGTCGTCAATGATGATCACCAATTGTCCGGAAGCGGTCGTGGTGGGCGGCAGGAGCGGGGGCTCTGGCTGGAGGATGATGCGGTGGGTCGCGATCCCCTGGATGCGGACCTCCAGGTCACGGGCGTCTGGGGTGCGCGAAAAAAGTCGTGGGGTGCGGGGCAGGCGCGCGAGGATCTGCTCTAGGGCAACGCGAAACCGCGCCGGGTCCGGGGCAGGGATCTCCATGGTCTGGAACTGGATTTCCCCCAGGCTCGTGGCGCGGGTATCCACGGAACTGATGTGGAGGCGCTGTGCGTCCAGGCCGCAGGACTCCGCCGCTCGGGCGATGGCGTCGTCGATGAAGTGGACGAGGATTTCGGCGTTTTCGCCTTGGGCTTCATAGGGAAGGTCGAGGGGGAGTTTGGACGACGGTGCCGGGCTTGGGGCGGCAGGCGGCGTAGGGGGAGGCGCCGGGCGCGGGGCAGGTGCTGGGACCTTGGCTGCCGGGGGAGGGGCGAGCACCGCCCGCAACCCCCAGAAGGTGATGGCCACCAAGGTGAGGAGTGCAAGCGCCAAGGCGATGCGTCCTCCTGCCGCCTTGGAGGGGCGGCGGGAGGAGCGCTTTTTGGACGAGGATTGGCGGCGGGCCATGCCTGGAGAGGCTAGCGCGCCTGGATTTGGGTGATGTGCGGCAGGGATTTCACCAGGCTCAAGGCCAGGCGCAGTTGATTGTCCCGGCCAAGGATCTCCTGCACGTCGTTCTCCGGGCTTTTCCCAAGCTCCCCATTGGGGTTGTCCAAGTGGCGGGAGAGATCGGCTTCGCGGCGCAGCATGGAGCTCTCCTCTGCGCTCGTGGCGTTGGTCACCAAGGGGACCTCAATGTCCGGTTGGATCCCTTCGGCCTGAATGGAGCGGCCGCTTGGGGTATAGTAGAGGGCCACGGTGAGTTTGATGGCAGAGCCGTCGGCCAAGGGGATGATGGACTGCACCGAGCCCTTGCCGAAGGTCCGCTCGCCGACGATGATGGCACGTTTGCGGTCCTGCAGGGCGCCGGCCACGATTTCCGAGGCCGATGCCGAACCGGCATTGACCAGGACTACCATAGGGCAGGTGATATCCGTGCTTTGGGCCGTGGCCAGCTCGTCTTGACGGCTTTGCGGATCTCGGCCCTGGGTGTAGACGATGAGACCATCGCGCAGAAAGGTATCACTGACGGACACGGCTTGATCCAGCAGGCCG
It encodes the following:
- a CDS encoding divergent polysaccharide deacetylase family protein gives rise to the protein MARRQSSSKKRSSRRPSKAAGGRIALALALLTLVAITFWGLRAVLAPPPAAKVPAPAPRPAPPPTPPAAPSPAPSSKLPLDLPYEAQGENAEILVHFIDDAIARAAESCGLDAQRLHISSVDTRATSLGEIQFQTMEIPAPDPARFRVALEQILARLPRTPRLFSRTPDARDLEVRIQGIATHRIILQPEPPLLPPTTTASGQLVIIIDDLGQDLVAAQTLASLPIPVVFSILPYTPKAQATAQIAHRAGRDVLVHLPCEPHGFPHPNSGPGTLMAHMDPARIHALVEEACTRVPYAIGANNHMGSRFTEDAAGVTAMLEALRRRDKIFVDSATSARSAVPAVSRDAGLPYLRRTIFLDNVASTPAVLAQLRKAEALAHQKGMAIAIGHPYPQTLRALAIWARERAGRTQVVSLSRLAPRFAQIPSP
- the gap gene encoding type I glyceraldehyde-3-phosphate dehydrogenase: MTKTRIGINGFGRIGRQVLKTIWQRHRDSLEVVAINDLFDTATNAHLLRHDTSYGHFPERIEADGSVIRVGGQWEIQSFAQRDPKLIPWGSLGVDIVVEATGIFRTGPTARQHLEAGAKKVIITAPAKEEDVTIVLGVNQDAYDPARHHVVSNASCTTNCLAPAVKVMHSRFGVVKGVLTTVHAYTNDQRILDLPHKDLRRARAAACNMIPTSTGAAKAVAKVLPELAGRFDGYSVRVPTPAVSLVDFVAVLERDTTTEELRSAFREAANGELGGILAYSEEPLVSSDFLGNPHSGIVEAEFTAVQCGNLAKVYIWYDNEWGYSCRVADLAHYMAQKGL
- a CDS encoding GAF domain-containing protein, coding for MADKRLYEVFYEVSRTVNSSLDPSEVLARIAEQVTRAMGVKGCFLRLLDRTGTVLKPAAFYGLSDRYARKGPVEVARSKIDQEALAGQMVTILDARTDERFQYREDAAKEGLASILVAPLMVEGTRPIGVLRVYTDTPREFDAEERKFLQAIADISAIAIENARMHQTLKRQMELIHAYDYQTFED
- the proC gene encoding pyrroline-5-carboxylate reductase, which codes for MADIAIIGLGNMGGALARGWGTTHVVYGYDPNVHQDALGPHVQLTSSANEAVSKAQYVILAVKPQIAEAVTRGLGLPAGAVLVSVAAGIPVARLKEWSGGAPVVRVMPNTPALIGQGVFALCLDDPDLSDEAKTTVPSLFAGLGQTHILPERLLDAYTGLIGSGPAYVFAFMEALIDAGVLVGIARPEATAMVRALIAGSVAMTQEPGAHPALLREAVTSPGGTTIAGLAALDACGFRHAIFEAVRAATRRSEELGRGA
- the ndk gene encoding nucleoside-diphosphate kinase produces the protein MERTLALIKPDAVERGLQGEIMAMIQTAGLRIIAMKMLHLSKAQAEAFYAVHQARPFFASLTTYMSSGPIVALCLEGENAIQRYRDLMGATNKDQAAEGTIRKKYALDIERNSCHGSDSPETAAVEIPFFFSALELVG